The Maridesulfovibrio sp. genomic sequence TAATTGTTTAACTGACATTTCAACATAACATTTTTCCCTGATTTGGTGCCTAAGCCTATGAACGGACGTATCGTTTGTTCTCGTTCGGTTTAAAGACGTTTCCGGGTTAAAAGCAGGAGGATAAATGTCGTCCACAGTATTTGAAGGTGGCAATACATCCGCTGAACAAAATATTCTGCCAATGATGTCCTTGCGGGAAGTAGTAATGTTTCCGCGTTCCATTGTGCCTCTTTTTGTCGGTCGTGAGTCTTCGATCAAGGCTATTGAAGAGGCTATTTCCGATTACGACAAGAAAATTTTTCTGGTCACTCAGGAATTTCCTGAAAAAGAAAAACCTGAGCCGGAAGATCTTTTTCAGGTCGGAACTGTCAGTAAGATTCTGCAGATGCTCAGGTTGCCAGACGGCACGATTAAGGTGCTTTTTGAAGGTATGTACCGTGCCCGGTGGAATCCCGAATCAGAAGAGGTTGTTTTCGGTGAAAATTTTCCGCTGGTAAATATTGAGCGGGTGGATGATCTGCCTGCCGAAGAGCATACTACCGAGGCATTGGTGCGCTCTGTTCACGAGGCCCTTGAAAAATTCGGTAAAGTGAACAAGAAGATTGCTCCCGAGACAATTCTTGCTATTTCAACCATTCGTACTGCCGGAAAGCTGGCTGATTCGATCATGCCCCACCTTAAGGTGGAATTCCTCAAAAAGCAGACTATTCTTGAAATGGTTGATCCCATTGAAAGGCTTGAAGCTGTTTATGAGCTCCTGCTTGGCGAAATTGAAATCGTGTCCATTGAAAAACGGGTCAAGAACCGCGTTAAAGGGCAGATGGAAAAAAACCAGCGAGAGTATTACCTTAACGAGCAGCTCAAAGCCATTAATAAGGAAATGGGCCGCGAGGATGATCCTCAGGCGGAAGCCCATGACCTTGAAGAACAGCTCAATGAAAAGAACATGGAAGAAGAGTCCAGAGAGCGGGTGCGCAAGGAAATCAAAAAATTGCGCCAGATGGCACCTTCCTCTGCCGAGTACACCGTGGTCCGCAATTATGTGGACTGGGTTATGGAGCTTCCTTGGAATAAATATAAAAAGACCAAGCTTGATATAGCTGAAGCGCGTAAAATTTTGGATGAAGACCATTATGGTCTTGAGAAGCCCAAGGAACGTATTCTTGAGTACATGGCCGTGCAGTCACTCGTAGAGACAATTAAAGGGCCCATTCTCTGTTTTGCGGGTCCTCCCGGCGTTGGTAAAACTTCCATCGCCCGTTCTATTGCCAGAGCCATGGGACGCGAATTCGTTCGCCTTTCATTGGGCGGAGTGCGTGACGAAGCTGAAATCCGTGGCCATCGCCGGACTTATGTAGGGGCGTTGCCGGGTAAGATCATTCAGTCTATGAGACGTTGCGAATACAGCAACCCGGTCATCTGTCTTGATGAAGTTGATAAGATGAGCACCGATTTCAGGGGTGACCCCTCCGCTGCTCTTCTTGAGGTGCTCGACCCGGAACAGAATGGCACATTCAATGATCATTACCTTGATCTTGATTACGACCTGTCCAAGGTCTTTTTCATTACGACTGCGAATGATCTGCATTCCATTCCGCTGCCTCTGCAGGACAGGATGGAAATTATCCGGCTTCCCGGTTACCTCGAAACCGAGAAGATACATATTGCCAAGGACTTTCTGCTGCCAAAGCAGATAGGTGAGCATGGTCTTAAGGAAGACAACCTTGCCATCTCCGATAATGCCATGATCGACATTATTCGTACCTACACCCGTGAGGCAGGAGTTCGTAACCTTGAACGGGAATTGGCCAAGGTCTGTAGAAAGACTGCC encodes the following:
- the lon gene encoding endopeptidase La translates to MSSTVFEGGNTSAEQNILPMMSLREVVMFPRSIVPLFVGRESSIKAIEEAISDYDKKIFLVTQEFPEKEKPEPEDLFQVGTVSKILQMLRLPDGTIKVLFEGMYRARWNPESEEVVFGENFPLVNIERVDDLPAEEHTTEALVRSVHEALEKFGKVNKKIAPETILAISTIRTAGKLADSIMPHLKVEFLKKQTILEMVDPIERLEAVYELLLGEIEIVSIEKRVKNRVKGQMEKNQREYYLNEQLKAINKEMGREDDPQAEAHDLEEQLNEKNMEEESRERVRKEIKKLRQMAPSSAEYTVVRNYVDWVMELPWNKYKKTKLDIAEARKILDEDHYGLEKPKERILEYMAVQSLVETIKGPILCFAGPPGVGKTSIARSIARAMGREFVRLSLGGVRDEAEIRGHRRTYVGALPGKIIQSMRRCEYSNPVICLDEVDKMSTDFRGDPSAALLEVLDPEQNGTFNDHYLDLDYDLSKVFFITTANDLHSIPLPLQDRMEIIRLPGYLETEKIHIAKDFLLPKQIGEHGLKEDNLAISDNAMIDIIRTYTREAGVRNLERELAKVCRKTAMQIVESGDKNKSVHVTTANLSKILGVYRFRYGASEEKSLVGVSTGLAYTQVGGEMLMVEVVLMPGKGKVVITGKLGEVMQESAQAALSYIRSRSDLFGLKSDFHEKIDIHVHVPEGATPKDGPSAGITLCTAIASAFLNVPVRHDLAMTGEITLRGRVLPIGGLREKLLAAHRGLSKTVLIPIDNKKDLKDVPDVILKDLEIIPVESMDEVLSYALDNLSTEELFRGRDSATPIALNLIKEEYQAQPH